The following coding sequences are from one Bacillus sp. 2205SS5-2 window:
- the tsaE gene encoding tRNA (adenosine(37)-N6)-threonylcarbamoyltransferase complex ATPase subunit type 1 TsaE, protein MNTIELVSRGYEETQQLAYNIAKMLEPGAVLTLEGDLGAGKTTFTKGLAKGLDIKRTVNSPTFTIIKEYEGRLPLYHMDVYRVEDSFEDLGFEEYFSGSGVTVIEWAHLIQDQLPTERLDISLFHQGVDERKIVLSPRGNRYENLCKELFS, encoded by the coding sequence ATGAATACAATTGAATTAGTTTCTCGAGGGTATGAAGAAACGCAGCAACTAGCCTACAATATTGCCAAAATGTTAGAACCCGGAGCTGTTCTTACATTAGAAGGGGATCTAGGGGCTGGGAAAACAACCTTTACAAAAGGATTAGCCAAGGGATTAGATATAAAAAGAACCGTCAACAGTCCGACCTTTACGATTATTAAAGAATACGAGGGACGACTACCTTTATACCATATGGACGTGTATCGTGTGGAAGATAGCTTCGAGGATTTAGGATTTGAAGAATACTTTAGTGGTTCTGGCGTAACGGTTATAGAGTGGGCTCATTTGATTCAGGATCAGTTACCAACAGAACGCTTGGATATTTCCTTGTTTCATCAGGGAGTTGACGAAAGGAAAATTGTACTTTCCCCACGCGGTAATCGCTACGAGAACTTATGTAAGGAGTTATTTTCATGA
- the tsaB gene encoding tRNA (adenosine(37)-N6)-threonylcarbamoyltransferase complex dimerization subunit type 1 TsaB: MKILAIDTSNYPLGVSLMTEDTIVGEYITYIKKNHSVRAMPAIEHLLKECDWTPKELEKIVVAKGPGSYTGVRIGVTIAKTLAWSLKIPIVGVSSLAVMSSVGRYFNGYICPLVDARRGQIYTGLYSYHSGQQAEVALDCNVLAVDWLMELKEKNQPVLFVGNDVSLHKKSIQSILGDQAVFNELTEQNPRPSELGILGMNKQEEDTHSLVPNYIRLAEAEVKWLEAQTNQRGFIHDINKK; encoded by the coding sequence ATGAAAATATTAGCCATAGATACATCTAACTATCCACTAGGTGTAAGTTTAATGACAGAGGATACGATTGTTGGGGAATATATCACTTATATAAAAAAGAATCACTCTGTTCGAGCTATGCCTGCCATTGAACATTTATTAAAAGAGTGTGATTGGACACCAAAAGAGCTAGAAAAGATTGTCGTGGCGAAGGGCCCAGGTTCCTATACGGGTGTTCGCATTGGAGTGACGATTGCTAAGACGCTTGCTTGGTCGTTGAAGATACCAATTGTGGGTGTTTCCAGTTTAGCCGTAATGTCGTCTGTTGGGCGTTATTTTAATGGGTATATATGTCCGTTAGTTGATGCGAGAAGAGGGCAAATATACACGGGCTTATATTCGTATCATAGCGGGCAACAAGCTGAAGTGGCTTTGGACTGTAATGTATTGGCTGTTGATTGGCTAATGGAATTAAAAGAAAAGAACCAGCCTGTGTTGTTTGTTGGGAATGACGTCAGCTTGCATAAAAAATCCATTCAATCTATTTTAGGGGACCAAGCGGTATTTAATGAGCTAACAGAGCAAAATCCTAGACCATCTGAATTAGGGATATTAGGGATGAATAAACAAGAAGAAGACACTCATTCTCTTGTACCTAATTATATTCGATTAGCAGAAGCTGAAGTGAAGTGGTTAGAGGCACAAACCAACCAACGAGGGTTTATTCATGATATCAATAAAAAATAG
- the rimI gene encoding ribosomal protein S18-alanine N-acetyltransferase — translation MISIKNSLFRLMEIEDVPRVMDVELASFSVPWKEEAFYSELLHNKFAKYFVLENDEKIIGYCGMWFVVDEVHITNIAILPECRGWKLGEALLTFVMEYAISHGATSMTLEVRLSNTPAQGLYRKLGFENGGIRKNYYSDNQEDALVMWVKLDE, via the coding sequence ATGATATCAATAAAAAATAGTTTATTTCGATTAATGGAAATTGAAGATGTCCCGAGAGTCATGGATGTTGAACTAGCTTCTTTTTCTGTACCTTGGAAAGAAGAGGCTTTTTACAGCGAGTTGCTACATAATAAATTTGCTAAGTATTTTGTGCTGGAAAACGATGAAAAAATTATTGGGTATTGTGGGATGTGGTTCGTAGTAGATGAAGTGCATATCACCAATATCGCGATTCTTCCTGAATGTCGAGGATGGAAGTTAGGAGAAGCTTTATTAACATTTGTGATGGAGTATGCTATTTCACATGGTGCGACTTCGATGACATTAGAGGTACGATTGAGCAATACGCCAGCTCAAGGACTTTATAGGAAATTAGGATTTGAAAATGGCGGCATCCGAAAAAATTATTATAGTGATAATCAAGAGGATGCTTTAGTAATGTGGGTGAAATTAGATGAGTAA
- the tsaD gene encoding tRNA (adenosine(37)-N6)-threonylcarbamoyltransferase complex transferase subunit TsaD produces MSKDVIVLGIETSCDETAAAIIKNGTEIIANVVASQIESHKRFGGVVPEIASRHHVEEITLVLEETLKEANMTFSDIDAIAVTEGPGLVGALLIGVNAAKAIAFAHNIPIIGVHHISGHIYANRLVKEMEFPLLSLVVSGGHTELVYMKEHGSFDVIGETRDDAAGEAYDKVARTLKLPYPGGPHIDRLAQLGTPSIKLPRAWLEEGSYDFSFSGLKSAVINTLHNAAQKGEKISPEDLSASFQESVIDVLVTKAVRATKEYGVQQLLLAGGVAANKGLRSRLEETFNELPEVELVIPPLSLCTDNAAMIGAVGTVMYQQGKRGNLAMNGNPGLEL; encoded by the coding sequence ATGAGTAAAGATGTAATTGTATTAGGAATTGAAACAAGCTGTGACGAAACGGCCGCTGCCATAATAAAAAATGGAACAGAGATCATCGCCAACGTAGTAGCTTCTCAAATTGAGAGTCATAAACGTTTTGGTGGAGTTGTTCCTGAAATTGCTTCGAGACATCATGTTGAAGAGATCACGCTTGTACTTGAGGAAACGCTAAAGGAAGCCAATATGACATTTAGTGATATTGATGCAATAGCGGTAACAGAAGGACCTGGGCTCGTGGGTGCACTATTAATAGGAGTAAACGCAGCGAAAGCGATTGCTTTTGCGCATAATATTCCAATCATTGGTGTCCATCACATTTCTGGTCATATTTATGCTAATCGTCTTGTGAAAGAGATGGAATTCCCACTTCTTTCGCTTGTAGTTTCTGGAGGTCATACAGAACTGGTATATATGAAGGAACATGGTTCATTTGACGTTATTGGGGAAACAAGGGATGACGCAGCAGGAGAAGCTTATGATAAAGTGGCAAGAACGCTTAAACTTCCTTATCCAGGAGGTCCACATATTGATCGATTAGCCCAATTAGGTACTCCTTCGATTAAGCTGCCTCGAGCTTGGTTAGAAGAGGGTTCATATGATTTTAGTTTTAGTGGACTAAAATCAGCTGTCATCAATACCCTTCATAATGCTGCTCAAAAAGGAGAGAAAATCTCTCCAGAAGATTTATCGGCTAGTTTTCAAGAAAGTGTGATTGATGTATTGGTCACTAAAGCAGTTCGGGCAACAAAGGAATATGGAGTTCAGCAACTTCTTCTTGCTGGTGGAGTAGCTGCAAATAAGGGGTTAAGAAGTCGCTTAGAAGAAACCTTTAACGAATTGCCAGAAGTAGAACTTGTCATTCCTCCTCTTTCATTGTGTACAGATAATGCCGCAATGATTGGGGCTGTAGGGACTGTTATGTATCAGCAAGGAAAAAGAGGTAATCTAGCGATGAATGGAAACCCTGGATTAGAGTTATAA
- a CDS encoding ABC-F family ATP-binding cassette domain-containing protein has product MILLQVNNVTKYFGAEMILSNIKLELKSKDRIALVGRNGAGKSTLLKIISNQLSFDSGEIIKPKHVTMGYLAQHTGLESSLSIWDEMLSVFEHVLQHEADLRKLELEMASPDIYENTEAYERTLSEYDRLTVKFKDLGGYQYESDIRSILHGLNFANFDYSTKISTLSGGQKTRLALAKLLLTKPDLLILDEPTNHLDIETLSWLEQYLQGYSGSILIVSHDRYFLDKVVNHVYEVSRRNTKKYHGNYSDYLQKKADDYERESKQFERQQAEVARLQDFIQKNIARASTTKMAQSRRKKLERMDLMSQPLGDEKSAHFSFEIERQSGNDVLKVQDLTIGYHQEPISSNIKFQASRGDSIALVGPNGVGKSTLIKTLVGKLPSLSGNYHFGANVKIGYYDQEQAELTSNKTVIHELWDDYSMKTEKEIRTVLGNFLFSGDDVLKSVSTLSGGEKARLALAKMMLEKSNVLILDEPTNHLDLDSKEVLENALIHYPGTILFVSHDRYFINRIATKVLELSTTEAKEYLGDYDYYVHKKEEMIELALLEEKERGASIVTPQIDTKENHRMDKEAKKLERQRIRRIEEIEEYIEKLENEIEEKEAMLFDSDIYQNAEKVKQLNDDVLAAQKTYNDLLEEWEQLQT; this is encoded by the coding sequence ATGATTTTATTACAAGTCAATAATGTAACAAAGTACTTCGGGGCAGAAATGATTTTATCAAATATTAAACTAGAACTGAAATCTAAAGATCGAATTGCACTTGTAGGTAGAAATGGTGCTGGAAAGTCAACTTTACTAAAAATCATCTCCAATCAACTTTCCTTTGATTCAGGAGAAATAATAAAACCAAAACATGTGACCATGGGCTATTTAGCTCAGCATACAGGACTGGAATCCAGTCTATCGATTTGGGACGAGATGCTATCTGTATTTGAGCATGTTTTACAACATGAAGCGGATTTACGCAAATTAGAGCTTGAGATGGCTTCACCAGATATTTATGAAAACACAGAGGCTTATGAACGGACACTATCCGAATATGATCGCTTAACGGTGAAATTTAAGGATTTAGGCGGCTATCAGTATGAATCGGATATTCGCTCTATTCTCCACGGATTGAATTTTGCTAACTTTGATTATTCTACCAAAATCTCCACATTAAGTGGCGGACAAAAAACGAGACTAGCTTTGGCTAAACTTCTCTTAACAAAACCTGATTTACTCATCCTAGATGAGCCCACTAACCATTTAGATATTGAAACACTCTCTTGGCTAGAGCAATATTTACAGGGCTATTCAGGTTCCATCTTGATTGTCTCTCATGATCGCTATTTTTTAGATAAAGTCGTCAATCATGTTTATGAAGTATCACGGAGAAACACAAAGAAATATCACGGCAATTATAGTGATTATTTACAAAAGAAAGCCGACGACTATGAACGCGAGAGTAAGCAATTTGAAAGACAGCAAGCTGAAGTAGCTCGTTTGCAAGATTTCATTCAAAAAAACATTGCCCGAGCTTCCACTACAAAAATGGCACAAAGCAGGCGAAAAAAACTCGAGCGAATGGACCTCATGTCTCAACCGCTTGGTGATGAAAAATCTGCCCATTTTTCTTTTGAAATTGAACGGCAAAGTGGGAATGATGTTTTAAAAGTTCAAGATTTAACAATAGGTTATCACCAAGAACCAATTTCTTCAAATATTAAATTTCAGGCTTCAAGAGGAGATAGTATTGCCTTAGTTGGTCCAAACGGAGTCGGGAAGTCTACCTTAATCAAGACACTAGTGGGAAAACTTCCATCCCTTTCTGGCAACTACCACTTTGGAGCGAACGTCAAGATTGGCTATTATGATCAAGAACAAGCCGAGCTAACTTCCAATAAAACCGTGATTCATGAACTGTGGGATGATTACTCGATGAAGACGGAAAAGGAAATCCGAACTGTTCTGGGCAATTTCTTATTTTCAGGAGATGATGTACTCAAGTCTGTTTCAACTCTAAGTGGTGGCGAAAAAGCCCGATTAGCTCTTGCTAAGATGATGTTAGAAAAATCAAATGTACTTATTCTAGATGAGCCAACAAATCATCTTGATCTTGATAGCAAAGAAGTTCTTGAAAATGCATTAATTCATTACCCAGGTACGATCTTATTCGTTTCCCATGATCGCTACTTCATCAATCGTATCGCAACAAAAGTTCTTGAATTATCCACAACAGAAGCCAAAGAATATCTTGGTGACTATGATTATTACGTCCATAAAAAGGAAGAAATGATCGAGCTTGCTTTATTGGAAGAAAAAGAACGTGGTGCATCCATCGTTACGCCTCAGATTGACACAAAGGAAAACCACCGAATGGATAAAGAGGCAAAGAAACTAGAACGTCAACGAATACGAAGAATTGAAGAAATCGAAGAATATATAGAAAAGCTTGAAAATGAGATTGAAGAAAAAGAAGCCATGCTATTTGATTCTGACATCTATCAGAACGCTGAAAAAGTGAAGCAGTTAAATGATGATGTTCTTGCAGCTCAAAAAACATATAATGACCTTTTAGAAGAATGGGAACAACTCCAAACATAG
- a CDS encoding redox-sensing transcriptional repressor Rex, protein MNQDTMKIPQATAKRLPLYYRFIQNLHSSGKQRVSSKELSEAVKVDSATIRRDFSYFGALGKKGYGYNVNYLLSFFSKTLNQDEVTKVGLIGVGNLGTAFLHYNFLKNNNTKIEMAFEVNPDKVGMSIGDVPIYALDDLEEKIKESNIEVVILTVPAPVAQTITDRLVSANVKGILNFTPARLNVPSSIRIHHIDLAVELQSLVYFLKNYSTKDTETSQEGL, encoded by the coding sequence ATGAATCAAGACACAATGAAAATACCGCAAGCTACCGCAAAACGCTTGCCTCTATATTATCGGTTTATTCAAAACTTACATTCTTCAGGTAAACAAAGAGTGTCCTCGAAAGAATTAAGTGAGGCCGTAAAAGTAGATTCGGCTACGATTAGAAGAGACTTTTCTTATTTTGGTGCACTTGGGAAAAAAGGCTATGGTTATAATGTGAACTATTTGCTAAGCTTTTTTAGTAAAACACTAAACCAGGATGAAGTCACCAAGGTTGGATTAATTGGAGTAGGAAACTTAGGCACAGCTTTTCTTCACTATAATTTTTTGAAAAATAATAACACGAAAATTGAGATGGCCTTTGAAGTGAATCCTGATAAAGTGGGCATGAGTATAGGTGACGTACCGATTTATGCTTTAGACGATTTAGAAGAGAAAATCAAGGAAAGCAACATAGAGGTGGTTATTTTGACCGTACCCGCTCCTGTTGCTCAAACGATAACGGATCGCTTAGTGAGTGCGAATGTGAAAGGGATTTTGAATTTCACGCCGGCACGGTTAAATGTTCCTTCGTCTATTCGAATCCATCATATTGATTTAGCGGTTGAATTGCAGTCGCTAGTTTATTTCTTGAAGAACTATTCTACTAAGGACACGGAAACGTCACAAGAAGGGCTTTAA